One Avibacterium avium genomic window carries:
- a CDS encoding EmrA/EmrK family multidrug efflux transporter periplasmic adaptor subunit → MTEQTEYKKPASPKAKRKKALGYFITILLLIAIITGVYWFFFVRNYEETEDAYVAGNQVMISAQVSGNVNKINVDDMDFVHAGDVLLQLDDTDLKLHFQQAQDNLASSVRQIEQLGFTVKQLQSILNAKSTALNKAKGDLQRREQLAKTGSIDKETLQHAREAVNMAQADLQATQNQLAANQALLKDLPLREQPAVKNAVSALTLAWLNLQRSQIVSPVDGYVARRNVQVGQKVAVGSPLMAVVSNQQMWVDANFKETQLGKMRIGQPVKLVFDLYGDDVKFDGKISGISMGTGSAFSLLPAQNATGNWIKVVQRVPVRIDLDPEQAEKYPLRIGLSATVEVNVADTQGKVLRESRPSQVLYETKVLDYDLSPVHQLAEQIIQANAGE, encoded by the coding sequence ATGACCGAACAAACAGAATACAAAAAACCAGCTTCGCCAAAAGCCAAACGTAAAAAAGCCCTTGGCTATTTCATTACGATTTTGTTGCTGATCGCAATTATCACGGGCGTGTATTGGTTTTTCTTTGTGCGAAATTATGAAGAAACGGAAGATGCCTATGTAGCTGGCAACCAAGTGATGATTTCGGCACAAGTGAGCGGCAATGTGAACAAAATTAATGTGGACGATATGGATTTTGTCCACGCAGGCGATGTGTTATTGCAACTTGATGATACAGATCTCAAACTGCATTTCCAGCAGGCGCAAGATAATCTTGCCAGCAGCGTGCGTCAAATTGAGCAGTTAGGTTTTACGGTGAAACAATTACAATCCATTTTGAACGCAAAAAGCACCGCACTTAATAAAGCCAAAGGTGATTTGCAACGCCGTGAGCAATTAGCCAAAACCGGCTCCATTGATAAAGAAACCTTACAGCACGCCAGAGAAGCGGTGAATATGGCGCAAGCAGATCTGCAAGCCACGCAAAATCAATTAGCTGCCAATCAAGCCTTATTAAAAGATTTGCCGTTGCGGGAACAGCCTGCGGTGAAAAATGCGGTGAGTGCTTTAACCCTTGCTTGGTTGAACTTACAACGCAGCCAAATTGTCAGCCCTGTTGATGGTTATGTGGCGCGCCGTAATGTGCAAGTGGGGCAAAAAGTTGCGGTGGGCAGCCCGTTAATGGCAGTGGTGTCCAATCAACAAATGTGGGTGGACGCGAACTTTAAAGAAACCCAGCTCGGCAAAATGCGTATTGGTCAGCCTGTGAAATTAGTCTTTGATTTATACGGTGATGATGTGAAGTTTGACGGTAAAATCAGCGGCATTTCAATGGGAACGGGCAGTGCATTCTCTCTTTTACCTGCACAAAACGCCACAGGGAACTGGATCAAAGTGGTGCAACGTGTGCCAGTACGCATTGATCTCGATCCTGAACAAGCGGAAAAATATCCGTTGCGCATAGGGCTTTCTGCCACGGTGGAAGTGAATGTGGCAGATACACAAGGCAAGGTGCTGCGTGAATCTCGTCCAAGCCAAGTGCTATATGAAACCAAGGTGCTAGATTACGATTTAAGCCCTGTACATCAATTAGCCGAACAAATTATTCAAGCCAATGCAGGTGAATAA
- the glnA gene encoding glutamate--ammonia ligase — MSNEAAVANVFKLIEENDIKFVLLRFTDIKGKEHGVSLPVSLIDEDLFEDGKMFDGSSVEGWKAINKADMLLMPIAETAVVDPFAQIPTLSLRCSIYEPTTMQSYDRDPRSIAIRAENYMRSTGIADDVFFGPEPEFFLFDDVRFGSAMNGNSYVVDDIEGAWNTNKIYEGGNNGYRPLTKGGYCAVAPNDTAHDIRSEMCLLLEEMGLVIEAHHHEVATAGQNEIATKFNSLTLKADETQIYKYVVQNVAAEHGKTACFMPKPITGDNGSGMHCNMSLSKDGKNIFQGDKYAGLSETALYYIGGIIKHAKALNAFTNPSTNSYKRLVPGFEAPVLLAYSASNRSASIRIPAVTSPKAIRIEARFPDPMANPYLAFSALLMAGLDGIVNKIHPGDAMDKNLYDLPPEELKEIPAVAGSLEEALNALEKDYEFLTQGGVFSKEFVDAFIAIKRKEVERLNMTPHPVEFEMYYA, encoded by the coding sequence ATGTCAAATGAAGCGGCCGTTGCCAATGTGTTTAAGTTAATCGAAGAAAATGACATTAAGTTTGTTCTTCTTCGCTTTACCGATATTAAAGGAAAAGAGCACGGCGTATCCTTACCAGTCAGCCTAATTGATGAAGATTTATTTGAAGACGGTAAAATGTTTGACGGCTCATCAGTGGAGGGGTGGAAAGCCATTAATAAAGCAGATATGCTATTAATGCCAATCGCTGAAACCGCCGTAGTAGATCCTTTCGCACAAATCCCAACCTTATCCCTTCGTTGCAGTATTTATGAACCAACCACAATGCAAAGCTATGATCGCGATCCACGTTCTATTGCGATCCGAGCGGAAAATTATATGCGCTCAACAGGCATTGCAGATGATGTGTTTTTCGGCCCAGAACCTGAGTTTTTCTTATTTGATGATGTACGTTTTGGTTCGGCAATGAATGGCAATTCTTATGTGGTCGATGATATTGAGGGCGCGTGGAATACCAACAAAATTTATGAAGGCGGCAACAATGGTTATCGTCCACTCACCAAAGGCGGTTATTGTGCGGTTGCGCCAAATGATACCGCGCACGATATTCGTTCAGAAATGTGCTTATTGCTAGAAGAAATGGGCTTGGTGATTGAAGCGCACCACCACGAAGTGGCCACCGCTGGACAAAATGAAATTGCCACCAAATTTAACTCGCTCACCTTAAAAGCAGACGAAACGCAAATTTATAAATATGTGGTGCAAAATGTGGCGGCAGAACACGGCAAAACCGCCTGCTTTATGCCAAAACCCATCACTGGCGATAATGGCTCAGGAATGCACTGTAATATGTCCTTAAGCAAAGACGGCAAAAATATCTTCCAAGGGGATAAATACGCAGGGCTTTCTGAAACCGCACTTTACTACATTGGCGGGATCATCAAACACGCCAAAGCCTTGAATGCCTTTACTAACCCTTCAACCAACTCATACAAACGCTTAGTACCGGGCTTTGAAGCGCCTGTATTATTAGCTTACTCAGCAAGTAACCGCTCTGCGTCAATCCGTATTCCAGCGGTAACCAGCCCGAAAGCGATTCGTATTGAAGCGCGTTTCCCTGATCCAATGGCAAACCCATATTTAGCTTTCTCGGCATTATTAATGGCAGGCTTAGATGGCATTGTGAACAAAATTCACCCAGGCGATGCAATGGATAAAAACCTGTATGATTTACCGCCAGAAGAATTAAAAGAAATTCCAGCCGTAGCAGGATCATTGGAAGAAGCATTAAACGCATTGGAAAAAGATTACGAATTCTTGACCCAAGGCGGCGTGTTCAGCAAAGAATTTGTTGATGCCTTTATTGCGATTAAACGCAAAGAAGTGGAACGCTTAAATATGACCCCACACCCAGTGGAATTTGAAATGTATTATGCGTAA
- a CDS encoding DHA2 family efflux MFS transporter permease subunit, translated as MQKPIQGAALAVMTIALSLATFMQVLDSTIANVAIPTIAGDLGASFSQGTWVITSFGVANAVSIPITGWLAKRFGEVRLFLIATGLFVLASWLCGISHSLGMLILCRIFQGLAAGPIIPLSQSLLLNNYPPAKRSMALAFWSMTVVVAPIFGPILGGWISDNLHWGWIFFINVPIGLCVIFLSWKILGKRETKTFQQPIDMMGLILLVVGVGCLQLMLDQGREQDWFNSTEIVVLTIVSAIALIALIIWELTDENPVVDISLFKSRNFSVGCLCTSLAFLIYLGSVVLIPLLLQQVYGYTATWAGLAAAPVGLFPILLSPIIGRFGYKIDMRILVTISFMVYALTFHWRAVTFEPAMTFADVALPQLIQGIAVACFFMPLTTITLSGLPPEKMASASSLFNFLRTLAGSIGTSLTTFLWYNREAVHHTQFTEAINPYNPNAQAYYDTMAQVGLNDTQTSMSLAQSITAQGFIIGANEIFWLSAIMFMLLFIVVWFAKPPFGNKH; from the coding sequence ATGCAAAAACCGATTCAGGGCGCAGCCCTTGCGGTGATGACCATTGCCCTATCCTTGGCAACCTTTATGCAAGTGCTGGATTCCACCATTGCCAATGTGGCAATTCCCACCATTGCAGGGGATTTGGGCGCATCGTTCAGTCAAGGCACTTGGGTGATTACTTCATTCGGCGTAGCAAATGCGGTGTCTATTCCCATTACAGGCTGGCTAGCTAAACGCTTTGGTGAAGTGCGATTATTTCTCATCGCAACAGGATTATTTGTGCTTGCCTCTTGGCTTTGCGGTATTTCCCATAGCTTAGGAATGTTGATTTTATGCCGCATCTTCCAAGGGCTAGCAGCAGGGCCGATTATTCCCCTTTCACAAAGTTTATTGCTTAATAATTATCCCCCTGCAAAACGCAGTATGGCACTGGCGTTTTGGTCTATGACTGTGGTAGTTGCACCAATTTTTGGCCCGATTCTTGGCGGTTGGATCAGTGATAACCTGCACTGGGGCTGGATTTTCTTCATTAATGTGCCGATTGGGCTATGTGTGATTTTTCTCAGTTGGAAAATCTTAGGTAAGCGAGAAACCAAAACTTTTCAACAACCTATTGATATGATGGGCTTAATTCTGCTTGTGGTAGGTGTGGGCTGTTTGCAATTAATGCTCGATCAAGGACGCGAGCAGGATTGGTTTAACTCCACTGAAATCGTGGTACTAACTATCGTTTCCGCCATCGCCTTAATCGCCTTGATTATTTGGGAATTGACGGACGAGAACCCTGTGGTGGATATTTCCCTGTTCAAATCACGCAATTTCAGTGTTGGGTGTTTGTGTACCAGCCTTGCGTTTTTAATCTATCTCGGCTCGGTGGTGCTGATTCCTTTACTGTTACAACAAGTGTACGGCTACACCGCCACTTGGGCGGGGCTTGCAGCTGCGCCTGTTGGCCTATTCCCAATTTTGCTTTCGCCAATCATCGGGCGTTTTGGCTACAAAATTGATATGCGTATTTTGGTTACAATCAGTTTTATGGTGTATGCGCTAACTTTCCATTGGCGCGCTGTAACCTTTGAACCTGCAATGACCTTTGCTGATGTTGCTCTGCCGCAGCTGATTCAAGGGATTGCCGTAGCGTGCTTTTTTATGCCGCTCACCACCATTACGCTATCAGGTTTACCGCCAGAAAAAATGGCGTCTGCATCAAGTTTATTTAATTTTCTGCGTACCCTTGCCGGTTCAATCGGCACATCGCTGACCACCTTTTTATGGTATAACCGTGAAGCAGTGCATCACACCCAATTCACCGAGGCGATTAATCCTTATAACCCCAATGCGCAAGCCTATTACGACACAATGGCGCAAGTTGGTTTGAATGACACGCAAACATCAATGTCCTTAGCACAAAGTATTACCGCACAAGGATTTATCATCGGCGCAAATGAAATTTTTTGGTTGTCCGCCATAATGTTTATGTTGCTGTTTATTGTGGTGTGGTTCGCCAAACCGCCTTTTGGAAATAAGCATTAA
- a CDS encoding type IV pilus secretin PilQ: MKLVLSWRYWLKCSVFLSCFLVTSMFAFSAEKFSIYLKQAPLVSTLQQIADQQNINLVIDDELEGSLSLRLKDADWEQFLNAITKIKGIHLHKENDIYYLSKASPLTMPEPLDNAPTEFVDNTSYVSAPALPTLSTMTIKLHYAKASEVMKTLTSGSGSLLSANGSMSFDDRSNLLIIKDEKAVLNQMKRLVTEMDKPIEQIAIEARIVTISDESLKELGVRWGIFTPTDASHKVMGSLNANGFANITDNLNVNFATTNTPAGSVALQIAKINGRLLDLELTALERENSVEIIASPSLLTTNKKSASIKQGTEIPYVVNNNKNDSQSIEFREAVLGLEVTPHLSKNNGILLDLVVSQNAPGGRVAYGENEVISIDKQEINTQVFAQDGETIVLGGIFHDTITKALDKVPVLGDIPVIKRLFSKEVERHQKRELVIFVTPHLIKKGQLAEKQSAVKNPPKNYRTSPSSSKISHKSGK, translated from the coding sequence ATGAAATTAGTATTATCTTGGCGTTATTGGCTAAAGTGCAGTGTATTTTTAAGCTGTTTTTTAGTTACTTCAATGTTCGCATTTAGTGCGGAAAAATTTTCTATTTATCTTAAACAAGCGCCTTTGGTTAGCACTTTGCAACAAATTGCGGATCAACAAAATATCAATTTGGTAATTGATGATGAGCTGGAAGGATCGCTTTCTTTACGCTTGAAAGATGCCGATTGGGAGCAGTTTCTCAATGCGATAACGAAAATTAAGGGAATCCATTTGCACAAAGAAAATGACATCTATTATCTCAGCAAAGCTTCTCCATTGACTATGCCAGAACCCCTTGATAATGCACCAACGGAGTTTGTGGATAACACATCTTATGTCAGCGCACCAGCCTTACCCACATTATCAACAATGACAATAAAATTGCACTATGCTAAAGCATCTGAAGTGATGAAAACGCTCACTTCGGGCAGTGGATCGTTGCTTTCAGCAAATGGCAGTATGAGTTTTGATGATCGCAGTAACCTATTGATTATTAAAGATGAAAAAGCCGTATTAAACCAAATGAAACGCTTGGTTACGGAAATGGATAAGCCCATTGAACAGATCGCCATTGAAGCGCGCATTGTCACCATTAGTGATGAAAGTTTGAAAGAACTTGGCGTGCGTTGGGGGATTTTTACGCCAACAGATGCAAGCCATAAAGTAATGGGTAGTCTGAATGCGAACGGTTTTGCCAATATTACTGATAATCTCAACGTCAATTTCGCTACCACCAATACCCCTGCAGGCTCGGTGGCGTTGCAGATTGCCAAAATCAATGGAAGATTGCTTGATTTAGAATTAACCGCCTTGGAGCGAGAAAATAGCGTAGAAATTATCGCTAGCCCAAGTTTGCTTACCACTAATAAGAAAAGCGCAAGCATCAAGCAAGGTACAGAAATTCCTTACGTGGTAAATAATAATAAAAATGACAGCCAGAGCATTGAGTTTCGCGAAGCGGTGCTGGGGCTAGAAGTAACGCCACATTTATCCAAAAATAACGGCATTTTGTTAGATTTGGTGGTGAGTCAAAATGCTCCTGGTGGGCGCGTGGCTTATGGTGAAAACGAAGTGATTTCTATTGATAAGCAAGAGATTAACACGCAAGTTTTCGCACAAGATGGAGAAACCATTGTGCTAGGTGGCATCTTCCACGATACCATTACCAAAGCCTTAGATAAAGTGCCTGTGCTAGGTGATATTCCTGTGATTAAACGTTTGTTTAGTAAAGAAGTAGAGCGTCATCAAAAACGGGAATTGGTGATTTTCGTCACACCACATTTGATCAAAAAAGGGCAACTGGCCGAAAAACAAAGTGCGGTGAAAAATCCGCCAAAAAATTACCGCACTTCGCCATCTTCTAGCAAGATTTCGCACAAATCTGGTAAATAA
- a CDS encoding penicillin-binding protein 1A codes for MRIAKLILSSLLTIIILGCVVLAILYTQIKAGLPSVDSLKTVELQQPMQIYTADGKLIGEVGEQRRIPMKLNEIPPKLIEAVLATEDSRFYDHHGLDPIGIARAINVAITKGGASQGASTITQQLARNFFLTPEKNIVRKAKEAILAIEIENTLSKDEILELYLNKIYLGYRAYGVAAAAKTYFGKSLDQLTLSEMAVIAGLPKAPSTMNPLYSLKRATARRNVVLGRMLEMQYISKAEYDEAINEPIVARYHGTQLDFKADYVTEMVRQEMVKRFGEENAYTSGYKVYTTVLSADQAEAQKAVRDNLLAYDMRHGYRGAAVLWKKGETAWDEDKIIDALKQLPNSAPLVPAAVLETSKAGAKVLLDDGNSIVLSPAAMRWAGKRQPKAGEQIWLRQRGNGEWQLSQVPEVNSALVSLNSDNGAIEALVGGFSFEQSKFNRATQSLVQVGSSIKPFIYAAALEKGLTLSSVLQDSPIVIKKPGQKVWTPKNSPNRYDGPMRLRVGLGQSKNMIAIRAIQMAGIDFTADFLQRFGFQRDQYFASEALALGAASFTPLEMARAYAVFDNGGFLINPYLIEKILDNTGKELFVANPQIACVTCDDIPVIYGETEKLDGFKNIDLTPPDNLVKANAEDEDQENDAIDDDLPELNQQNSKLDENAVDIMAQDKKANDEIQYAPRVISGELAFLIRSALNTAIYGEPGLGWKGTSWRMANQIKRKDIGGKTGTTNNSKVAWYAGFGANITTAVYVGFDDNKRVLGRGEAGAQTAMPAWIAYMKASLKDTPERQLALPKNIVEKRIDTGSGLLSSNGGRKEYFIKGTEPKRAFVQERGYYVPPELQRRLNGGAPSSEPQELF; via the coding sequence ATGCGGATCGCAAAATTAATATTAAGCAGCCTATTAACCATCATTATTCTAGGCTGTGTTGTTTTAGCTATTTTATACACGCAGATTAAAGCCGGGCTGCCAAGTGTTGATTCTTTGAAAACCGTTGAATTGCAACAACCGATGCAAATTTATACGGCAGACGGCAAACTCATTGGTGAAGTGGGCGAACAGCGCCGTATTCCAATGAAACTGAATGAAATTCCACCTAAATTAATCGAAGCTGTTCTGGCCACTGAAGACAGTCGTTTTTACGATCACCACGGTTTAGATCCTATTGGTATTGCGCGTGCAATTAATGTTGCGATTACCAAAGGCGGGGCTTCACAAGGGGCAAGTACCATTACCCAACAGCTTGCGCGTAACTTCTTCTTAACGCCAGAAAAAAATATCGTGCGTAAAGCGAAAGAAGCCATTTTAGCGATTGAAATTGAAAACACCCTAAGCAAAGATGAAATTTTAGAGCTGTATTTGAACAAGATTTATCTTGGCTATCGCGCTTATGGTGTGGCGGCGGCGGCCAAAACCTATTTTGGTAAATCCCTCGATCAGCTCACCTTATCAGAAATGGCGGTGATCGCAGGCTTGCCAAAAGCGCCTTCCACAATGAATCCGCTCTACTCTCTTAAACGCGCAACGGCACGCCGTAATGTGGTGCTAGGGCGTATGTTAGAAATGCAATACATCAGCAAAGCGGAATATGATGAAGCCATCAATGAGCCTATCGTAGCCCGTTATCACGGTACGCAGTTAGATTTTAAAGCAGATTATGTTACCGAAATGGTACGCCAAGAAATGGTGAAACGTTTTGGTGAAGAAAACGCCTATACCAGTGGTTATAAAGTTTATACTACCGTGCTTTCTGCCGATCAAGCAGAAGCACAAAAAGCCGTGCGTGATAATTTGCTCGCCTATGATATGCGCCACGGTTACCGCGGTGCCGCTGTTTTATGGAAAAAGGGCGAAACCGCTTGGGACGAAGATAAAATTATTGATGCACTAAAACAATTGCCTAATTCAGCGCCTTTAGTACCCGCTGCCGTATTGGAAACCAGCAAAGCGGGCGCAAAAGTATTATTAGATGATGGCAACAGCATTGTGCTTTCCCCTGCTGCAATGCGCTGGGCAGGCAAAAGACAACCAAAAGCAGGCGAACAAATTTGGTTGCGTCAGCGTGGCAATGGTGAATGGCAACTTTCTCAAGTGCCAGAAGTGAACTCTGCCTTGGTTTCATTAAATAGTGATAATGGTGCGATCGAAGCCTTAGTCGGCGGATTTAGCTTTGAGCAAAGCAAATTTAATCGTGCCACTCAATCTTTAGTGCAAGTAGGATCATCGATTAAACCATTTATCTACGCTGCCGCATTAGAAAAAGGGCTTACCTTATCAAGTGTGCTACAAGATTCCCCAATCGTGATCAAAAAACCGGGGCAAAAAGTATGGACACCGAAAAACTCGCCAAACCGTTATGACGGCCCAATGCGCTTGCGTGTGGGCTTAGGACAATCCAAAAATATGATTGCGATCCGTGCAATCCAAATGGCAGGCATTGATTTTACCGCCGATTTCTTGCAACGCTTTGGCTTCCAGCGTGATCAATATTTTGCTAGCGAAGCCCTTGCTTTAGGGGCGGCTTCATTCACCCCACTTGAAATGGCGCGTGCTTATGCGGTGTTTGATAACGGGGGATTCTTGATAAATCCTTACCTTATCGAAAAAATCCTTGATAATACCGGTAAAGAACTGTTTGTTGCGAACCCACAAATTGCGTGCGTAACCTGTGATGATATTCCTGTGATTTATGGGGAAACTGAAAAATTAGATGGGTTTAAAAATATTGATTTAACACCACCTGACAATTTAGTGAAAGCAAATGCGGAAGACGAAGATCAAGAAAATGATGCCATTGATGATGATTTACCTGAATTAAATCAACAAAATAGCAAACTTGATGAAAATGCCGTAGATATTATGGCGCAAGATAAAAAAGCGAACGATGAGATACAATATGCACCGCGCGTAATTAGTGGTGAGTTAGCTTTTCTTATTCGTAGTGCTTTAAATACCGCGATCTACGGTGAACCAGGATTAGGCTGGAAAGGCACAAGTTGGCGAATGGCGAATCAAATCAAGCGTAAAGATATTGGGGGCAAAACAGGGACAACCAATAACTCAAAAGTGGCTTGGTATGCAGGTTTTGGTGCTAACATCACCACCGCCGTTTATGTAGGTTTTGATGATAACAAACGCGTTCTTGGCCGCGGTGAAGCAGGTGCGCAAACCGCGATGCCAGCTTGGATTGCTTATATGAAAGCAAGCTTAAAAGACACCCCAGAACGTCAATTAGCCTTACCAAAAAATATTGTGGAAAAACGCATTGATACAGGCTCTGGCTTACTTTCTAGCAATGGTGGACGCAAAGAGTACTTTATCAAAGGCACTGAGCCTAAACGTGCTTTTGTACAGGAAAGAGGTTACTACGTTCCGCCTGAATTACAACGCCGTTTAAACGGTGGCGCACCAAGTTCAGAACCACAAGAATTATTCTAA
- a CDS encoding competence protein ComA: MINIKQKSYQKIQIGIWKSAQGYDCVCFDGQYQAHYLQLKSGLDSNKINQWVAQLFPDNNLKYLSFVTAIAPQNTWFKTLILPYPLKPNECEQQCRFLLSKELPIPLTEIWFDYASSVLKQGFKLDIFAIKKQIAKDYVSEYQTISIDVLDSAINSIIRAFEYLHQNELENDALLLYQDEQQSLAIQLHFQGMSFMQKIDTNLTALYQDFCQRYHLTPKKVYVLSQSQQFEDCPPDWVKINTDIPIIALGNALWKQLFYKNQFASL; encoded by the coding sequence ATGATTAACATAAAGCAAAAATCTTATCAAAAGATTCAAATTGGAATATGGAAATCAGCGCAAGGCTATGATTGTGTTTGTTTTGATGGGCAATATCAAGCGCATTATTTGCAGCTAAAATCTGGACTAGACAGTAACAAAATAAATCAATGGGTAGCCCAGCTGTTTCCTGATAATAACTTGAAATATCTTAGCTTTGTTACAGCAATTGCCCCACAAAATACTTGGTTTAAAACCCTGATTTTACCTTATCCGCTAAAACCGAATGAATGTGAGCAACAATGCCGTTTTTTATTATCCAAAGAATTGCCAATACCATTAACGGAGATTTGGTTTGATTATGCTTCTAGTGTATTAAAACAAGGCTTCAAATTAGATATTTTTGCGATTAAAAAACAGATTGCAAAAGATTATGTGAGTGAATATCAAACTATTTCTATTGATGTATTAGATAGTGCCATTAATAGCATTATTCGCGCATTTGAATATTTGCATCAGAATGAATTAGAAAATGACGCATTATTACTTTATCAAGATGAACAGCAAAGTTTAGCCATTCAGTTGCATTTTCAAGGAATGTCTTTTATGCAAAAAATCGATACAAATTTAACCGCACTTTATCAAGATTTTTGCCAACGTTATCACCTTACACCGAAAAAAGTGTATGTTCTTAGTCAGTCCCAACAGTTTGAAGATTGCCCACCAGATTGGGTGAAGATTAATACAGATATACCAATAATTGCCCTTGGTAATGCCCTATGGAAACAACTTTTTTATAAAAATCAATTTGCTAGTTTATGA
- the mprA gene encoding transcriptional repressor MprA: MSMPISFSEQEKLIRQSAQNNPAMPVEQILLARLLLHNSSHYVERRNQLLKKYQLNDTLFMALAVLYCQPNHSLQPSKLSEIFGYSKTNATRIADELVKREWLERTEVAGDRRAFSLKLTAQGVQFLEQLLPNQWQQVDDIFSVLDKQEQQQLKQLLLKLLSNLENL, translated from the coding sequence ATGTCTATGCCGATTTCGTTTTCAGAACAAGAAAAGTTAATTCGTCAATCTGCGCAAAATAATCCTGCAATGCCTGTGGAGCAAATTTTGCTGGCTCGTTTGTTGCTACACAATAGCAGCCATTATGTGGAAAGACGCAATCAGTTATTAAAAAAATATCAGCTCAACGACACCCTATTTATGGCGTTGGCCGTGCTGTATTGCCAGCCAAATCATTCTTTGCAGCCGAGCAAATTAAGTGAGATTTTTGGTTATTCTAAAACCAATGCCACACGCATTGCTGATGAATTGGTGAAGCGGGAATGGTTAGAACGCACGGAAGTAGCGGGCGATCGCCGTGCTTTTTCCTTAAAACTCACGGCGCAAGGTGTACAGTTTTTGGAGCAACTATTGCCAAATCAATGGCAACAAGTCGATGACATTTTTTCCGTGTTAGACAAGCAAGAACAACAGCAGTTAAAGCAATTATTACTCAAACTGCTCAGCAATTTAGAAAATCTTTAA